A window of Diabrotica virgifera virgifera chromosome 9, PGI_DIABVI_V3a contains these coding sequences:
- the LOC114327630 gene encoding protein PF3D7_1417600-like isoform X1, with the protein MPQKTSKKNNWEKERRERFNKAFDELAKVLPGYLPTENLSRIEVLTKSTSTILELQEEINKLSKSSEDKEADKESYKDVLIKKLQDRVKKLLLRNEQLAQLFKDAGIKVSQVFGTKTFKRPLPYSQLHKKIPAQEQQKENDPEKSKVEEANRTNSVLPPKTKISASNQGRKCSKTSNKTVKPPKPKKFAKVTQNPNPLVLFSRLPTIPTVTQQILLLQNAPVVNNTRSSVVRLSTGPKARKSKKSPKKHTVPSTNSSLSTLGAGTLILANGNIISLVSQPQVIVPPLPLTPTNATIHSSPNVNRIIRKNQPMKAKSCVTNTTQVNKIPIPALTSKYANTSILKKSPEKINKNMTPKVEPAKKTGVKRKLNEKHDKALKKSKSCDNCEKQKDNTNKNDNKIIDKSETEGEKLTDTSETIVATTNTNDTVSNTNNNLSSGLVPTLPNDHLIQEVSADDQTLKLMEDKSDKSLNKSNDIQKEVTPGDVLHKENTDKEIPASDTLTPSCVILASSEPSLVSCTTAPITVSCKTTTSNTRHEENMKNIDLMHSDLSNDIFASLQVPPGCQNIESTSPTAAFLMAFPIVSSIKVTEVIDEDNSDSQRETPTLLQIGMDNNSKPSNNEALLSLENFSFFNSKDIYYNTKLDNGTSEENVAKDNNQSQRMSNEESKTKRTEELGNNFEVFSKPDQLDNNPTITQQVNMFNQQDSCNMMNLNAFQAPTNELPAVLDQKNSMERKGNNAEQYNNLIQEHLLANSMNVSYNISAGNLCKENIEEINFKDCKTPRGNTVHNITPQEHPSAAETINNTFNPQNAVTFSSNSSKMPEPTSQSLEKLSDGTKMTETFQYNNKHLEQTKNFSVTLKTVERSNQSLEKVETVQKVGQYRYPVLQNESLNLDNYEQLKNAEKLNTNKTRDNFSYNPKHFLQNEHHINNFPSKVLDNSGHNVQKPDQKEFLQVNNFSSKLLENAGQKSEVNKERNNYQYHPKQFEHFPSKILENSGQNLQKQDQKEFLQVNNFSSKILENSGQKSEVNKERDTYQYNPKQFLQNDHQINNFPPKLLDNSAQHLQKPDQKEFLQVNNYSSKLIESSGQKSELNKERDTYQYNPKQFLQNEHQINNFPSKLVENSGQNLQKPDQKEFLQSNNFSSKLLENPGQKSEVNKERDNYQYNQKQFLQNDHQINNFPSKLVENSGQSLQKSDQKEFLQANNFSSKLLENPGQKSELNKERDTYQYNPKQFLQNEHQINNFPSKLVENSGQSLQKPDQKEFLKVNNFSSKLLENPGQKSEVNKERDNYQYNQKQFLQNDHQINNFPSKLVESSGQSLQKPDQKEFLQVNNFSSKLLENPSQKSEVNKERDNYQYNSKQFLQNDHNLNIFSTNPVKLPERTDQTVEKSEKNKTYQYNQKHYVQTDNTGATFASTPSKMLENVTQSVEKSAKTYHYTNNPFEIAPTTKELSLNVGDRQKSTDTKGIDACAKPIDEKACYFTSNYTSTSYRPNTSVVRSDSSKVCHTGSYENSNKNYTNPFYTNCNYNYADTSFNQNYYKTEKSCYSLNYENYQEYRKSDTTFNRDRRSSTTKEKQVLQNKPVNWMTTTEQKSSDCFLPSFTNQSYSFSSCINSESDVNPSKSTDFSDKRFTWSPSKLPNFLEPSHNFITPTLPTLVGDLALGNALPLAEPKTDAYKCPKEAKRKTYDNQANFLSVSQLVNQSKTDPVPAKTMSRRLSGSKSTKPATNKLKRCEKTVDKSTKPVNTYSDVFYDQKNRTSTKNISSNYSAEALIGNQCPQEEKKYPPQNIGTYFPSVDDNYVNQNQNFHSYTHNSFQNNSYSTNSFIYTTPISTNYLNNTFDNTLDYSAESIMNYNKNCNNKNSRVSNKEEKTNYGSNSKKQKKTSQGNGSSLANFEYPLLPIQGSTNSPLLPDDFQSHTTFLPPTTPYPCKNTLYQKQGNDFNAAPLLPIPGITRAGIQHPEVSPSLNHVGTSLTNFNLSTIFPEINKGTIPNVHNSSNKTKHSSSYLQVPFNSESKYGFQS; encoded by the exons ATGCCACAAAAGACAAG TAAGAAAAATAATTGGGAAAAAGAAAGAAGAGAACGTTTCAACAAAGCTTTCGATGAACTTGCCAAAGTTTTACCTGGTTATCTTCCTACAGAAAACCTAAGCAGAATTGAAGTTCTTACGAAATCTACCTCAACCATTCTCGAGTTACAAGAAGAGATAAACAAGCTTTCTAAATCTTCCGAAGATAAAGAGGCTGATAAAGAGTCTTATAAAG ATGTTTTAATCAAGAAACTACAAGACAGAGTCAAAAAACTTTTGCTGCGCAATGAACAACTCGCTCAATTGTTTAAAGATGCCGGAATTAAAGTGTCACAAGTTTTTGGTACAAAAACCTTCAAGAGGCCTTTGCCCTATAGTCAACTACATAAGAAAATACCAGCACAAGAGCAACAGAAAGAAAATGATCCGGAGAAGAGcaaagtggagg AAGCAAACAGAACCAATTCAGTATTACCACCAAAAACGAAGATATCAGCATCAAATCAAGGACGGAAGTGTTCAAAAACTAGTAATAAAACCGTTAAACCAcccaaaccaaagaaatttgcAAAAGTAACGCAGAATCCAAATCCACTAGTGCTGTTTTCCCGTTTACCAACGATTCCAACCGTCACTCAACAGATTCTGTTGCTGCAAAATGCGCCTGTAGTGAACAACACCAGATCTTCTGTCGTCCGTTTATCAA CTGGCCCAAAAGCACGGAAATCCAAAAAGTCGCCGAAGAAACATACAGTACCTTCTACAAATTCTTCTTTGTCGACCTTAGGAGCTGGTACCCTAATTTTAGCAAACGGAAACATCATTTCTTTGGTATCACAaccccaagtcattgtaccacCCCTCCCCCTCACCCCCACAAACGCCACCATTCATTCGTCGCCAAATGTTAATAGAATCATACGGAAAAATCAACCCATGAAAGCAAAATCATGCGTAACCAACACCACGcaagtaaataaaatacctataCCTGCGTTAACGTCAAAATACGCCAATACGTCTATTCTTAAAAAGAGCCcagagaaaattaataaaaatatgacaCCGAAAGTCGAACCGGCTAAAAAAACTGGCGTAAAAAGGAAACTTAACGAAAAACATGACAAAGCATTAAAAAAGAGTAAAAGTTGCGACAATTGTGAAAAACAGAAAGATAataccaacaaaaatgacaataaaaTCATCGATAAAAGCGAAACAGAAGGGGAGAAACTTACAGATACGTCAGAAACTATAGTAGCCACTACCAACACCAACGACACCGTTTCCAATACAAATAATAATCTATCTTCAGGTTTAGTTCCTACATTGCCCAATGATCACTTAATTCAAGAAGTTTCTGCAGATGACCAAACTTTGAAATTAATGGAAGATAAGTCTGATAAGTCTTTAAACAAGTCCAATGATATACAAAAAGAAGTTACACCTGGCGATGTATTACACAAAGAAAATACTGATAAAGAAATTCCTGCTTCCGATACTTTAACTCCTAGTTGTGTTATTTTAGCATCCAGCGAGCCTTCATTGGTGAGCTGTACTACTGCACCAATAACTGTCTCCTGTAAAACTACCACTAGCAATACTAGACACGaggaaaatatgaaaaatattgaTCTCATGCATTCAGATTTGTCTAACGACATTTTTGCTTCTTTGCAAGTACCTCCCGGTTGCCAAAACATCGAGTCAACATCACCAACTGCAGCCTTTCTTATGGCATTTCCTATTGTGTCATCCATTAAAGTTACAGAAGTCATTGACGAAGATAATTCTGACAGTCAAAGAGAGACTCCTACCTTATTACAAATCGGCATGGATAACAATTCAAAACCTTCGAATAATGAAGCTCTACTCAGCTTAGAAAACTTCTCGTTCTTTAATTCCAAAGATATATACTACAACACAAAACTTGATAATGGTACGAGCGAAGAAAACGTAGCAAAAGACAACAATCAAAGTCAAAGAATGTCAAATGAGGAGAGTAAAACTAAAAGGACCGAAGAGTTGGGCAACAATTTTGAAGTATTTTCGAAACCTGATCAATTAGACAACAATCCTACAATAACCCAACAAGTAAATATGTTCAACCAACAGGATTCTTGCAACATGATGAATCTCAACGCCTTTCAAGCACCTACAAATGAACTACCTGCAGTTTTGGACCAGAAAAATAGTATGGAAAGAAAAGGGAACAACGCCGAGCAGTATAACAATTTGATTCAAGAACATTTGTTGGCCAATAGTATGAACGTAAGCTACAACATCTCTGCTGGAAACTTATGCAAGGAGAATATTGAAGAAATTAATTTTAAAGATTGTAAAACACCCAGAGGCAATACAGTACATAACATTACCCCACAAGAGCATCCATCTGCTGCTGAAACAATAAACAACACTTTCAACCCTCAAAATGCAGTTACATTCTCGTCAAATTCTTCCAAAATGCCCGAACCAACTAGTCAAAGCTTAGAAAAACTTTCAGACGGAACCAAAATGACAGAAACATTCCAATATAACAACAAACATTTGGAACAGACTAAAAACTTTTCAGTGACACTAAAGACTGTTGAAAGGTCAAACCAGAGTTTAGAAAAAGTCGAAACTGTGCAAAAAGTTGGGCAGTACCGCTATCCTGTTTTACAAAACGAAAGTTTGAACCTTGACAACTATGAACAACTAAAAAATGCCGAAAAGTTAAACACCAACAAGACACGAGACAATTTCAGCTATAATCCTAAACACTTTTTGCAAAACGAACACCACATAAATAATTTTCCTTCCAAGGTATTAGACAATTCTGGTCATAATGTGCAAAAACCTGACCAAAAAGAGTTTTTGCAGGTGAATAACTTTTCTTCGAAGTTACTAGAGAATGCTGGTCAAAAATCTGAAGTAAACAAAGAAAGAAACAACTACCAATATCATCCCAAACAATTTGAACATTTTCCTTCGAAAATACTAGAGAATTCTGGCCAGAACTTGCAAAAACAGGACCAAAAAGaatttttgcaggtgaataaCTTTTCTTCAAAGATACTAGAGAACTCTGGTCAAAAATCTGAAGTAAATAAAGAAAGGGACACCTACCAATATAATCCAAAACAGTTTTTACAAAACGATCATCAAATCAATAATTTTCCTCCGAAATTACTAGACAATTCTGCTCAACATTTGCAAAAACCTGACCAAAAAGaatttttgcaggtgaataaCTATTCTTCGAAATTAATAGAGAGTTCTGGTCAAAAATCTGAACTAAACAAAGAAAGGGACACCTACCAATACAATCCAAAACAGTTTTTACAAAACGAACACCAAATCAATAATTTTCCTTCAAAATTAGTAGAAAATTCCGGTCAGAACTTGCAAAAACCCGACCAAAAAGAATTTTTGCAGTCAAACAACTTTTCTTCGAAATTATTAGAGAATCCTGGTCAAAAATCTGAAGTAAATAAAGAAAGGGACAACTACCAATATAACCAAAAACAGTTTTTACAAAACGATCACCAAATTAATAATTTTCCTTCAAAATTAGTAGAAAATTCTGGTCAGAGCTTGCAAAAATCCGACCAAAAAGAATTTTTGCAGGCAAACaacttttcttcaaaattatTAGAGAATCCTGGTCAAAAATCTGAACTAAACAAAGAAAGGGACACCTACCAATACAATCCAAAACAGTTTTTACAAAACGAACACCAAATCAATAATTTTCCTTCAAAATTAGTAGAAAATTCTGGTCAGAGTTTGCAAAAACCCGACCAAAAAGAGTTCTTGaaggtaaataacttttcttcgaAATTATTAGAGAATCCTGGTCAAAAATCTGAAGTAAATAAAGAGAGGGACAACTACCAATATAACCAAAAACAGTTTTTACAAAACGATCACCAAATTAATAATTTTCCTTCAAAATTAGTAGAAAGTTCTGGTCAGAGTTTGCAAAAACCCGACCAAAAGGAGTTCTTGCAGGTGAATAACTTTTCTTCGAAATTATTAGAGAATCCTAGTCAGAAATCTGAAGTAAATAAAGAAAGAGACAACTACCAATATAACTCAAAACAGTTTTTACAAAATGACCATAACTTGAACATTTTTTCGACCAATCCTGTAAAATTACCTGAAAGAACAGATCAAACTGTGGAAAAATCCGAAAAAAACAAAACGTACCAATATAACCAAAAGCATTATGTACAAACAGACAATACTGGTGCCACGTTTGCTTCTACACCATCAAAGATGTTGGAAAATGTCACACAAAGTGTAGAGAAGTCAGCCAAAACGTACCATTACACTAACAATCCGTTTGAAATAGCCCCAACAACAAAAGAATTATCATTAAATGTTGGAGACAGACAGAAATCAACTGATACTAAAGGAATAGATGCCTGTGCTAAACCTATTGATGAAAAGGCATGTTACTTTACTTCAAACTACACATCGACGTCATACAGACCCAATACCAGTGTTGTACGTTCAGATTCTTCGAAAGTATGTCATACAGGATCATATGAAAACAGCAACAAAAACTACACCAATCCCTTCTATACGAACTGCAACTACAATTATGCTGATACAAGCTTCAACCAAAATTATTATAAGACTGAGAAATCGTGTTATTCCTTGAATTACGAGAACTACCAAGAATATAGGAAATCTGATACGACGTTTAACAGAGACCGAAGAAGTAGCACCACTAAAGAAAAACAAGTATTGCAGAATAAGCCAGTCAACTGGATGACTACTACAGAACAAAAATCATCAGATTGTTTCCTACCATCGTTTACAAATCAATCTTATTCGTTTTCTTCCTGTATAAACTCAGAATCTGATGTAAATCCGTCAAAATCAACAGATTTTTCAGATAAACGTTTTACTTGGTCGCCTTCGAAACTACCAAACTTTTTAGAACCTAGTCACAATTTTATCACCCCAACTTTGCCTACGTTGGTAGGAGACTTGGCTTTAGGGAATGCCTTGCCTTTAGCAGAACCTAAAACCGATGCCTATAAGTGCCCGAAAGAGGCCAAAAGAAAAACCTACGACAACCAAGCTAACTTTTTATCGGTTAGCCAACTTGTTAATCAGAGTAAAACGGATCCAGTTCCTGCAAAAACAATGTCTAGGAGACTTAGTGGAAGTAAGTCAACCAAACCAGCAACAAATAAACTGAAAAGATGTGAAAAAACTGTGGACAAATCGACTAAACCTGTCAACACGTACAGTGATGTGTTTTACGACCAAAAAAATAGAACTTCAACCAAGAATATATCTAGCAACTACTCAGCTGAAGCGTTGATCGGGAACCAATGTCCTCAGGAAGAGAAGAAATATCCTCCGCAGAATATTGGTACCTATTTTCCTTCTGTTGATGACAATTATGtcaatcaaaatcaaaatttcCACTCCTACACTCACAACTCCTTTCAAAACAACTCATATTCGACGAATAGTTTTATCTATACGACTCCTATCAGTACAAATTATTTGAATAACACCTTCGATAACACTTTGGACTATTCTGCTGAAAGTATTATGAATTATAACAAAAACtgtaacaataaaaacagtcgggTTAGTAATAAAGAAGAGAAAACCAACTATGGAAGTAATTCGAAGAAACAGAAGAAGACGAGTCAAGGCAATGGTTCCAGTTTAGCAAATTTCGAATATCCTTTGTTGCCGATTCAAGGTTCTACTAACTCACCTCTTCTTCCTGATGATTTTCAATCGCATACGACGTTTCTTCCTCCCACTACTCCGTATCCTTGCAAGAATACGCTGTATCAGAAGCAAGGGAATGATTTCAATGCTGCTCCTTTGTTGCCGATACCAGGAATTACAAGAGCCGGTATACAGCATCCTGAAGTGTCTCCTTCGTTGAATCACGTGGGAACGTCACTGACCAATTTCAATCTGAGCACTATTTTCCCTGAGATTAACAAG ggGACAATTCCAAATGTTCATAACAGTTCTAACAAAACGAAACATTCTTCTAGTTATTTGCAA GTCCCTTTTAATAGTGAATCAAAATATGGTTTTCAGAGTTAA